In Brevibacillus brevis, a genomic segment contains:
- a CDS encoding YdeI family protein, which translates to MASGTLNPKVDEFLTKSKKWKPEFEKLREIVLDCGLTEDFKWMHPCYTFEKKNIVLIHGFKEYCALLFHKGALLQDAQGILIQQTENVQAARQIRFTNVQEIVDMEPILKAYILEAIEVEKAGLEVEFKKTTEFTVPEEFQMKLDENPALQTAFERLTPGRQRAYLHYFSEPKQAKTRESRIEKYVQQILDGKGLHDS; encoded by the coding sequence ATGGCGAGTGGTACATTGAATCCTAAGGTGGATGAATTTTTAACGAAATCCAAAAAGTGGAAGCCGGAATTTGAGAAGCTGCGAGAGATTGTGCTTGACTGTGGGCTGACAGAAGATTTTAAGTGGATGCATCCTTGTTACACATTCGAGAAGAAAAACATCGTTCTCATTCATGGATTTAAAGAATATTGTGCCTTGCTGTTTCACAAAGGTGCCCTGCTCCAGGATGCCCAAGGGATTCTCATCCAGCAAACGGAGAATGTACAGGCGGCACGCCAGATTCGGTTCACCAATGTTCAGGAAATAGTAGACATGGAACCCATCTTGAAAGCCTATATTCTTGAAGCCATTGAAGTGGAAAAGGCAGGTCTGGAAGTGGAATTCAAGAAGACGACAGAATTTACGGTTCCTGAAGAATTTCAAATGAAATTGGATGAAAACCCTGCCCTGCAAACTGCTTTTGAGAGATTGACGCCGGGACGGCAAAGAGCATACCTTCACTATTTTTCCGAACCCAAGCAAGCCAAAACTCGAGAGTCACGAATTGAAAAATATGTGCAGCAAATTCTCGATGGAAAGGGATTGCATGATTCCTAG
- a CDS encoding RidA family protein codes for MIRERLQQLGVKLPEPAPSLYQYVPVVVHEGIAYISGQVPRVDGELPYVGKVGKDVTIEQARELAEICVLKGLSSLEAEIGSLDRVERILKVTGYVQSAEGFSRQPQVIDAASELLERIFGERGRHARTAVGAAELPGNTPVEIDFIIAVKRQGEE; via the coding sequence ATGATCCGAGAACGCTTGCAACAACTGGGAGTAAAGCTCCCCGAGCCCGCACCGTCCCTTTACCAGTACGTCCCCGTCGTCGTCCACGAAGGCATCGCCTACATCAGCGGCCAGGTCCCGCGCGTCGATGGCGAGCTTCCGTACGTCGGCAAAGTCGGCAAAGATGTCACCATCGAGCAGGCGAGAGAGCTCGCGGAGATTTGCGTGCTGAAAGGCCTCAGCAGCCTCGAAGCAGAGATCGGCAGCCTCGACCGCGTCGAGCGCATCCTGAAGGTCACCGGCTACGTCCAGTCTGCCGAGGGCTTCTCCAGGCAGCCACAGGTCATCGATGCCGCTTCCGAACTGCTGGAGCGCATCTTCGGGGAGCGAGGACGCCATGCCCGGACGGCTGTCGGCGCTGCCGAGCTGCCGGGCAATACGCCGGTCGAAATCGATTTTATCATCGCGGTCAAGCGACAGGGAGAGGAGTGA
- a CDS encoding threonine/serine dehydratase, with translation MIQKADIVAARENIADIVRTTPLLSSQQLSSLCGNDLFLKAEHLQKTGSFKIRGATNKVKQAVREGAKSVTAASSGNHGQAVAFIAQQLGIPATIVVPEDVAACKMEAIQAYDGKVEKCGLTSADRLPRAKQLAELQNGVYVPPYDDPYIMAGQGTVGLEIVEQLEEVDAILVPVGGGGLLSGILTAVKETKPSVQVIGVEPQLANDTYLSLKQNQLVSIPATSTIADGLRTSQPGELTFPVLRKYLDDIVLVSEEEIRAAFCFVLERMKQLIEPSSATTVAAAMFGKAALREKRIVAVISGGNVDLGQMAALVSR, from the coding sequence ATGATACAGAAAGCGGACATCGTCGCTGCTCGGGAGAACATTGCGGACATCGTGCGGACGACTCCTTTGTTGTCCTCCCAGCAGCTCTCTTCGCTATGTGGAAACGATCTGTTCCTGAAAGCCGAGCATCTGCAAAAAACCGGCTCCTTCAAAATTCGGGGTGCGACGAACAAGGTGAAGCAGGCGGTGCGCGAAGGGGCCAAGTCTGTCACAGCCGCGTCTTCCGGCAACCACGGGCAAGCGGTCGCTTTTATCGCTCAGCAGCTCGGCATCCCCGCTACGATCGTAGTTCCAGAGGATGTGGCCGCCTGCAAGATGGAGGCGATCCAGGCCTACGACGGCAAAGTGGAGAAGTGCGGGCTTACCTCGGCGGACCGGCTGCCACGGGCGAAGCAGCTGGCGGAGCTGCAGAACGGGGTCTATGTTCCCCCGTACGACGATCCGTACATCATGGCAGGCCAAGGAACGGTGGGCCTTGAGATAGTGGAACAGCTGGAGGAGGTAGACGCCATCCTCGTGCCGGTCGGAGGAGGCGGACTTTTGTCAGGGATTCTGACGGCGGTCAAGGAGACAAAGCCGTCTGTTCAGGTCATCGGAGTAGAGCCGCAACTGGCAAACGACACCTACCTCTCGCTGAAACAAAATCAGCTCGTCTCGATTCCGGCGACGTCTACCATTGCGGATGGCCTTAGAACCAGCCAGCCCGGCGAGCTCACGTTTCCCGTCTTGCGCAAGTACCTCGATGATATCGTGCTGGTGAGCGAGGAGGAGATTCGCGCAGCGTTTTGCTTCGTGCTCGAGCGGATGAAGCAGTTGATCGAGCCATCCAGCGCTACTACCGTGGCAGCCGCGATGTTTGGCAAGGCAGCTTTGCGCGAAAAGCGCATCGTTGCCGTCATTTCGGGCGGAAACGTCGACCTTGGGCAGATGGCAGCACTGGTTTCCCGGTAG
- a CDS encoding DMT family transporter — MASGKWKDLLNTAEKYHLLGNGAMVITVLFWGTSFVSIKIAVSAVPPITLALLRFLLASFILWLLLKKWEPSAKLERRDWLRMGVSGFLGVTLYFFLENSGIRLSTASNAALITSVIPILATALDAILYKTRISAVQCAGMALAMIGSYFAITANGLVQLDSAHLTGNLFILGAMVSWVLYTFCSKAFGSKYSGLMTTFCQNAFGTILLVPLALTEYQEWRAFPPSILLHILFLAVFCSAGCYLLYNYALRKLDVTATTMYLNLVPIVGVLGGHAFLQETVLPIQLAGGAVIIGGILLVNGNLHKRKQMAHADNMP, encoded by the coding sequence GTGGCGTCAGGAAAGTGGAAGGACTTGCTAAACACAGCGGAAAAGTATCATCTCCTGGGCAATGGGGCTATGGTCATTACGGTATTGTTTTGGGGAACGTCCTTTGTGAGCATCAAAATCGCGGTCAGCGCGGTTCCGCCCATCACGCTTGCTCTTTTGCGGTTTTTGCTTGCGAGTTTTATTCTATGGCTGCTGCTGAAAAAATGGGAGCCGTCTGCGAAGCTGGAGCGAAGAGATTGGCTAAGGATGGGCGTGTCCGGTTTTTTGGGTGTCACGCTTTATTTTTTTCTTGAAAATTCGGGAATTCGACTTTCCACTGCCTCCAATGCGGCGTTGATCACTTCCGTCATACCGATTTTGGCGACGGCGCTGGACGCGATCTTGTACAAAACGAGAATCTCTGCCGTTCAATGCGCGGGCATGGCGTTGGCCATGATCGGCTCGTATTTCGCGATCACGGCGAACGGGCTGGTACAGCTCGATTCCGCCCATTTGACGGGCAACCTGTTCATTTTGGGCGCGATGGTCTCATGGGTCCTGTATACGTTTTGCAGCAAAGCGTTCGGGAGCAAATATTCCGGTTTGATGACAACGTTTTGCCAAAATGCGTTCGGGACGATCCTGCTAGTGCCCTTGGCTCTGACCGAATATCAGGAATGGAGAGCGTTTCCGCCTTCCATCCTGCTTCATATTCTGTTCCTTGCCGTTTTCTGTTCCGCCGGCTGTTACCTGCTGTACAATTATGCGCTGCGAAAACTGGATGTTACGGCTACGACGATGTATCTCAATCTCGTGCCGATCGTCGGGGTCTTGGGCGGACATGCATTTTTGCAAGAGACGGTTTTGCCCATCCAGCTTGCCGGGGGGGCCGTCATCATTGGGGGAATCCTGCTTGTCAATGGGAACCTCCACAAAAGAAAGCAGATGGCGCATGCCGACAACATGCCGTGA
- a CDS encoding methyltransferase domain-containing protein — MGDRQFWDDKFASRGNQPLPPEKALVEHAACFKKGSVLDIACGDGRNSLFLLERGFHVTGIDFSREALKRLEKFARQRNHLVATRQVDLNEPDALADLGTFDNIVINHYRLNKESLARLHSLVTDEGILFVCGFGHEHTHDPTIRPEDLIQPSDFDAVQPHFRLLTYLEEQNEIGSIVTYMFCKEKGEK; from the coding sequence ATGGGAGATAGACAGTTTTGGGATGACAAATTTGCAAGCAGGGGGAATCAGCCGCTCCCGCCGGAAAAAGCTTTGGTGGAACATGCTGCTTGCTTCAAGAAGGGTTCAGTGCTTGATATTGCATGCGGGGACGGGAGGAACTCCCTGTTTCTTCTCGAGCGTGGGTTTCATGTTACGGGGATCGATTTTAGCCGGGAAGCATTGAAACGTCTTGAAAAGTTTGCTCGTCAAAGAAACCATTTGGTTGCGACAAGGCAAGTTGACTTGAATGAACCGGATGCCCTTGCCGATTTGGGAACCTTCGACAATATCGTCATCAATCACTATCGATTGAACAAGGAATCGCTTGCCCGACTGCATTCCCTCGTTACCGATGAAGGCATCCTGTTCGTCTGCGGTTTTGGGCATGAGCATACGCATGACCCCACCATTCGCCCGGAGGACTTGATTCAACCCTCTGATTTTGACGCTGTGCAACCGCATTTCCGGCTTCTGACGTATTTGGAGGAGCAAAACGAAATCGGATCGATCGTGACGTATATGTTTTGCAAGGAGAAGGGGGAGAAATAA
- a CDS encoding ABC transporter ATP-binding protein has protein sequence MLHIEGLTKQYKTDEVELFALKNINVHVSKGEFVAIVGPSGSGKSTFLNMLGCLDRPTSGSYVLDGIEVTRLKDKELAGVRNQKIGFVFQSFNLLPRATSLRNVEIPMLYAGVGMAVRKKRATAALQRVGLGQRMGHKPSQLSGGQRQRVAIARALVNQPSIVLADEPTGNLDSRSSMEVMSIFQELHAQGVTILLVTHEADIAQHAERVITFKDGCIIKDEQVIDRLFATASEEVILT, from the coding sequence ATGCTGCACATCGAGGGGTTAACCAAGCAATACAAGACGGATGAAGTAGAATTGTTTGCGCTGAAAAATATCAACGTTCACGTGTCCAAAGGCGAATTCGTAGCAATCGTAGGTCCGTCTGGATCAGGAAAATCAACATTCTTGAACATGCTTGGCTGCCTGGATCGACCCACTTCTGGGTCGTACGTATTAGACGGCATCGAAGTCACCCGGTTAAAAGACAAGGAGCTCGCTGGTGTCCGCAATCAAAAAATCGGCTTTGTGTTCCAATCCTTTAATCTACTGCCGCGTGCTACTTCCCTGCGAAATGTCGAGATACCGATGCTGTACGCCGGAGTAGGGATGGCAGTAAGGAAAAAAAGAGCGACCGCTGCATTGCAACGGGTTGGTCTCGGCCAACGTATGGGGCATAAACCGTCTCAACTGTCTGGTGGTCAAAGACAAAGGGTCGCCATTGCCAGGGCGTTGGTCAACCAACCGTCTATTGTGCTGGCTGATGAGCCGACGGGTAATCTGGATAGTCGTTCAAGTATGGAGGTCATGTCAATCTTTCAAGAATTGCATGCGCAAGGGGTGACGATCCTGCTGGTTACGCATGAAGCAGATATAGCCCAGCATGCCGAGCGTGTCATTACGTTCAAGGACGGCTGCATCATAAAAGATGAGCAAGTAATAGATCGTTTGTTTGCAACAGCGTCCGAAGAGGTGATTCTTACATGA
- a CDS encoding ABC transporter permease, which translates to MNLLESIRSALDGIGANKLRASLTMSGIIIGITSVIAVMTLGNGSQQAYTDQLEKMGATTFSVYYNWDARLGSKVTDLTVEDADILPQLSPYIDAAVPFFPNYGTIHGSKKEQNARVLGTNGDLLKIKPNLTLVKGRFFTRQEVIEAKRVIVLDQELAQGLFGNEDPIGKRVTFKLAAAIVVGVVKEDKLSLDQGGAMTAYMPITYMQNVNGTKYISTMSVKASSKETIQAAKDQTVHYLNRKHERENYYQIESIEDSLIGFDRFSGTLTTTFSVAAGIALLVGGIGVMNIMLVSVTERTREIGIRKALGARHRDILLQFLNESVIVCLIGGTLGILCGIGTASIVSQYVDVPPLVTWDSILIAFGCSSAIGIFFGLYPASKAARLNPIDALRYE; encoded by the coding sequence ATGAATCTACTGGAAAGCATTCGCTCTGCCCTCGACGGAATTGGAGCCAACAAGCTCCGTGCCAGCCTGACGATGTCCGGAATCATCATCGGAATTACGTCTGTCATCGCCGTCATGACACTCGGCAATGGCAGTCAACAGGCCTACACCGATCAACTGGAGAAAATGGGAGCGACGACGTTTAGTGTTTATTATAACTGGGATGCTAGACTGGGAAGCAAAGTCACTGATTTAACAGTTGAGGATGCGGACATACTCCCTCAGCTTTCGCCTTATATCGATGCAGCTGTGCCGTTTTTTCCCAATTACGGAACAATCCATGGTTCGAAAAAGGAACAGAATGCGAGAGTGCTAGGTACAAATGGAGATTTGCTCAAGATTAAACCGAATCTGACTCTTGTCAAAGGCAGATTTTTTACCAGACAGGAAGTCATAGAAGCAAAGCGTGTTATCGTTTTGGATCAAGAATTGGCGCAAGGGCTGTTTGGTAATGAAGATCCGATAGGCAAACGGGTTACGTTTAAACTGGCTGCGGCAATCGTCGTCGGAGTGGTCAAGGAAGATAAGCTCTCGCTTGATCAAGGGGGAGCTATGACAGCGTATATGCCCATTACGTATATGCAAAACGTGAACGGAACGAAGTACATTTCAACCATGTCGGTCAAAGCGTCTTCAAAAGAGACCATCCAGGCTGCAAAGGATCAGACCGTCCACTATTTAAATCGCAAGCATGAACGCGAAAATTATTACCAGATTGAAAGTATCGAGGATTCGTTGATAGGGTTTGATCGCTTTTCCGGGACGCTTACGACGACCTTCAGTGTTGCTGCCGGGATTGCGCTGCTTGTTGGCGGAATCGGGGTTATGAATATCATGCTCGTATCCGTCACGGAGCGGACCAGAGAAATCGGTATTCGCAAGGCTTTAGGGGCACGCCACAGAGATATTTTATTGCAGTTTTTGAACGAATCCGTCATCGTCTGTCTGATCGGCGGCACGCTCGGGATACTATGTGGTATTGGCACAGCCTCCATCGTTTCGCAATACGTCGATGTACCACCGCTGGTTACGTGGGATAGCATCCTCATTGCATTTGGCTGTTCCAGTGCGATTGGTATTTTCTTTGGACTATACCCGGCGAGTAAGGCAGCCAGATTGAATCCGATTGACGCTCTACGGTATGAATGA
- a CDS encoding class I SAM-dependent methyltransferase, translated as MDRNQFSAIAHRNHNFYHPIPETKLNQVLGHIPLQPDDTVIDIGAGTCELLIRLAESRGIRGTAIESYEGAIETAKRKARGRIPEDQLEWSLADAKVAMEAYEQPGFSLGICIGSTHALGGLVPTLKALQKCVKQDGYILIGEGYWKQRPSREYLEALGGAEESELKSHDENVRTAEELGLITMWSSVASEDDWDQYEWLYSMSVETYCHENPQDPDCGAYLQKIRAWRQTYLRWGRDTLGFGLYLFRR; from the coding sequence ATGGACAGAAACCAATTTTCGGCTATCGCTCATCGCAATCACAACTTTTATCATCCGATCCCGGAAACGAAGCTTAATCAAGTACTGGGCCATATTCCCTTGCAGCCGGACGACACGGTCATCGATATCGGAGCGGGAACGTGCGAGCTTTTGATACGTTTGGCCGAATCCAGAGGGATCAGAGGAACGGCGATTGAATCGTACGAAGGCGCGATCGAAACGGCAAAAAGGAAAGCACGGGGCCGAATTCCAGAAGACCAGTTGGAATGGTCTCTGGCAGATGCCAAGGTGGCAATGGAAGCCTACGAACAGCCCGGCTTTTCACTGGGTATTTGCATCGGATCGACACATGCCCTGGGTGGACTGGTTCCTACCTTGAAGGCTTTGCAGAAATGCGTGAAGCAAGACGGATACATCTTGATCGGGGAAGGCTACTGGAAACAGCGGCCGAGCCGGGAATATCTCGAGGCGCTGGGCGGAGCAGAGGAGTCCGAGCTGAAAAGCCATGATGAGAACGTCCGGACAGCCGAGGAGCTGGGGTTGATCACCATGTGGTCGAGCGTTGCCAGCGAGGATGACTGGGATCAGTACGAATGGCTCTACTCGATGTCAGTTGAAACCTATTGCCATGAAAATCCGCAGGATCCGGACTGCGGAGCCTATTTGCAAAAAATCCGGGCATGGCGCCAAACGTACTTGAGGTGGGGAAGGGATACGCTGGGCTTTGGATTGTATCTTTTCCGGAGATAA
- a CDS encoding GNAT family N-acetyltransferase, translating to MLIDLRNRANEPVVQELLSYAIGMPVPEKLKQIAKSYREDANLALWGVEDDGSLIGCLGVRCSPHGDVVILHLSVHPAYRRRYVASRMIESLLQSGAVQTVSA from the coding sequence ATGCTGATCGACCTTCGCAATCGTGCAAATGAACCCGTAGTTCAAGAGCTGCTCTCGTATGCCATCGGGATGCCCGTTCCTGAGAAACTGAAGCAAATAGCAAAATCATATCGGGAAGACGCGAACCTCGCCTTGTGGGGGGTTGAAGATGACGGATCACTCATTGGCTGCCTGGGCGTCCGTTGTTCGCCCCATGGGGATGTGGTAATCCTGCATCTGTCCGTTCATCCGGCGTACAGGCGTCGCTATGTCGCCAGCCGAATGATCGAGAGCTTGTTGCAATCGGGCGCAGTCCAAACCGTTTCCGCCTAA
- a CDS encoding 3-hydroxyacyl-CoA dehydrogenase, which produces MEIQNAVAIVTGGASGLGEATARQLVESGGKVAILDLAQEKGQALAEELGNDHAMFVQTDVTSEGSVREAIEQATSRFGTIHVAVNCAGIGTAQKTLSRSGPHPLESFSRVIGVNLIGTFNVIRLAVEQMAGNEPNKQGERGVIINTASVAAFDGQIGQAAYSASKGGIVGMTLPIARDLAPYGIRVMTIAPGLFDTPLFDKLSRPAKEALGAAVPFPPRLGRPAEFAMLTESIIQNTMLNGETIRLDGAIRMQPK; this is translated from the coding sequence GTGGAGATTCAAAATGCGGTAGCCATTGTAACGGGTGGGGCTTCCGGTCTGGGAGAAGCAACGGCGAGGCAACTGGTCGAAAGCGGCGGAAAAGTCGCCATTCTGGATCTGGCTCAGGAGAAAGGGCAGGCATTGGCGGAGGAATTGGGGAATGACCACGCGATGTTTGTCCAGACGGATGTGACGAGTGAAGGGAGCGTGCGTGAGGCGATTGAGCAGGCGACGAGCAGGTTCGGCACCATCCACGTCGCCGTCAACTGTGCAGGAATCGGCACGGCGCAAAAGACGCTGTCCCGCAGCGGTCCTCACCCGTTGGAGTCGTTTTCCAGGGTCATCGGGGTAAACCTGATCGGCACGTTCAATGTGATCCGCCTGGCTGTCGAGCAGATGGCGGGCAATGAACCGAACAAGCAAGGGGAGCGAGGCGTCATTATCAATACGGCATCGGTCGCCGCTTTTGACGGCCAGATCGGGCAGGCGGCATACAGCGCTTCCAAGGGTGGCATCGTCGGGATGACGCTGCCGATTGCCCGCGATCTGGCGCCGTACGGCATCCGCGTCATGACCATCGCCCCGGGTTTGTTCGACACCCCCTTGTTCGACAAGCTGTCCCGTCCGGCAAAAGAAGCGCTCGGCGCCGCCGTCCCTTTTCCCCCGCGCTTGGGCCGCCCCGCCGAATTCGCCATGCTCACTGAAAGCATCATCCAAAATACCATGCTCAATGGCGAGACGATCCGTCTGGACGGCGCCATTCGGATGCAGCCGAAATAG
- a CDS encoding DUF2935 domain-containing protein, with translation MKNDVDVRDHMLFEHRFWLQILGDHARFIHDSLAPKEGEEIERAKYFIESFDTLLEFARKNLSAEELNTLTQHASAETEQLREFKLHLLERHLVGKIAISLSPTFLNHMVNELEEYERILHACFSGTLPATHAVDIHLLWLSDAVGHAATITSLLDMVEYDTKQKSEKFTKQFQHYYQKAIELAGYLRTNLHNFPALHRFNHQAEMEMKLFQVFLHELEEMRMQNELLGVLTPLMADHMSREECYYLMKLSEVSDVQAPDCYPTKPRVES, from the coding sequence ATGAAGAACGACGTCGACGTACGCGACCACATGCTGTTTGAACACCGGTTCTGGCTGCAAATTTTGGGCGACCATGCCCGTTTTATTCACGATTCTCTCGCTCCCAAGGAAGGAGAAGAGATCGAGAGGGCCAAGTATTTCATCGAGTCCTTCGACACCCTGCTGGAATTCGCACGAAAAAACTTGTCCGCAGAAGAGCTGAATACCCTCACCCAGCATGCCAGCGCCGAGACCGAGCAGCTGCGCGAATTTAAACTCCACCTGCTGGAACGGCATCTGGTCGGGAAAATTGCAATCAGCCTCTCCCCTACTTTTCTCAACCACATGGTCAATGAGCTGGAGGAATATGAACGCATCCTGCACGCCTGTTTTTCCGGCACGCTGCCTGCCACTCACGCAGTCGACATCCATCTGCTGTGGCTGTCAGACGCCGTCGGTCATGCCGCTACCATCACTTCGCTGTTGGATATGGTCGAGTACGACACGAAACAAAAAAGCGAGAAATTCACGAAGCAGTTTCAGCACTACTATCAAAAAGCCATTGAATTGGCGGGCTACCTCCGCACGAATTTGCACAACTTCCCCGCCCTTCATCGGTTTAATCACCAGGCCGAGATGGAAATGAAGCTGTTTCAAGTCTTTTTGCACGAGCTGGAGGAAATGCGGATGCAAAACGAATTGCTCGGCGTGTTGACCCCGCTCATGGCTGACCATATGTCGCGGGAAGAGTGCTACTACCTGATGAAGCTGTCGGAAGTATCCGATGTGCAGGCGCCTGACTGTTATCCGACCAAACCGCGTGTGGAGTCATGA